In the Caldilineales bacterium genome, one interval contains:
- a CDS encoding type II toxin-antitoxin system Phd/YefM family antitoxin gives MSTISIADASRRFSQVVNRAAYGSEVVVLTSRGQAKAVLLGMSAFQALVGMGEYANRPLLPFETLQDQFSAALAEAGYDSREKIVDLVRDVKREMSAEHEQATGA, from the coding sequence ATGAGCACAATCAGCATCGCCGATGCCAGTCGGCGCTTCTCGCAGGTAGTCAATCGGGCGGCCTACGGCAGTGAAGTCGTGGTCTTGACATCGCGGGGCCAAGCCAAGGCGGTCCTGCTGGGTATGAGTGCATTCCAGGCGCTCGTTGGGATGGGCGAATATGCCAATCGCCCGTTGTTGCCATTCGAGACGCTTCAAGATCAATTCAGCGCGGCCTTAGCTGAAGCTGGATACGATTCCCGCGAGAAGATCGTCGACTTAGTGCGCGATGTGAAGCGCGAAATGTCTGCCGAACACGAACAGGCAACAGGTGCATGA